The genomic window ACGCGATGGCGTCGCAGTTGTCCGAACGTGAGCGCGAGATGATCGCGGCCAATGACAGGCTGACCGTTATTGCTTCAATCGACGTGGTCTCCGGTCTCGCCAACCGTCGTGGTTTCCAGAGTCGGTTCGAATTCGAGTGGATGAGGGCCATCCAGACCGATACGACGCTATCGCTGATGATGATCGACGTCGATTATTTCAAGTTGTTCAACGACACCTACGGTCACCTCGAAGGGGATACCTGTCTTGGCCGGGTCGGTAAGGTGCTCGCCGCCATTGCCGATGAATATGCCGGGTTCGCGGCGCGCTATGGCGGAGAGGAGTTCTGTCTGCTGTTGCCGGCCAGCGATGCTACGCGTGCAATGCAGGTGGGCGAAATCGTGCGGGCAGCGGTAGAAAAGCTGGCCGTGCCACACCGAACGAGCACATATCAATCCGTCACGGTCAGCGTCGGGGTCGCAACCGTCACGCCGGGAGAAAGCCAGCCCCAAGACGACCTGCTGGAGGCTGCCGATGCGGCTCTGTATGCCGCAAAACGCCTGGGCCGGAACACCGTGGTGGAGCATGCGCTGGTCCCGGCGGCCAAACAGCAAATGTCACTTGCTGGATAGCCGGCAAGGCGTTGACCCAGCGCGGTCTTTTGTGGCTAGTCTGCCGCTTTCCCATCCTCTGGCAGACAACCGATCCATGAGCACCGAACGCTACAACGCCCGCGAAACCGAACCGCGCTGGCAGCGCCTTTGGGAGGAGCGGGGGATTTTTTCCACCCGCAACGACAACCCGAAGCCGAAATATTACGTGCTCGAGATGTTCCCGTATCCGTCGGGACGCATCCACATGGGTCATGTCCGCAATTACACCATGGGCGATGTGGTCGCGCGCTATATGCGCGCCAAGGGCCACAATGTGCTGCATCCAATGGGATGGGATGCCTTCGGCATGCCGGCGGAAAACGCGGCAATGCAGAACAAGACACATCCGGCGAAATGGACCTACGAAAACATCGCCACCATGAAAAAGCAGCTCAAGTCGATGGGGCTGTCGCTGGACTGGAGCCGTGAGATCGCAACCTGTGATCCCAGCTACTACAAGCACCAGCAGCGCATGTTTTTGGATTTCCTGAAAGCGGGACTGGTCGAGCGCAAACAATCGAAAGTGAACTGGGACCCCGTGGACCAGACGGTGCTTGCCAACGAGCAGGTGATCGATGGTCGCGGCTGGCGCTCGGGTGCGCTGGTTGAGCAGCGTGAACTCACGCAGTGGTTCTTCAAGATCAGCAAATACTCCGACGAGCTGCTCGCTGCGCTTGATACCCTCGACCGCTGGCCCGACAAGGTGCGCCTCATGCAGCGCAACTGGATCGGGCGTTCGGAAGGGCTGTTGATTCGCTTTGTGCTCGACACAAAGACAACTCCGGCAGGAGAAGGCGAGATCGAGGTCTTCACAACGCGTCCGGACACGCTCTTTGGCGCCAAATTCGTCGCTTTGTCACCAGATCATCCACTTGCAGCGGAGGCCGCGAAAAAAAATCCCGCGCTGGCATCATTCATCGAGGAATGCCGTCACACCGGCACCGCGCAGGCGGAGATCGAAACAGCCGAAAAGAAGGGATTCGACACCGGCATCAAGGCCATCCATCCGCTCGATCCATCATGGCAGTTGCCGGTGTATGTCGCCAATTTCGTGCTGATGGACTACGGCACGGGTGCAATCTTTGGCTGCCCCGCGCACGACCAGCGCGACCTCGACTTCGTCAACAAATATGGTCTCGGCAACACGCCCGTGGTGTGCCCTGAGGGGCAAGATCCCGCGAGTTTTGTGATCACTGACACCGCCTATGACGGTGACGGCCGCATGATCAATTCGCGCTTCCTCGATGGCATGACCATTGCGGAAGCGAAGGAAGAAGTCGCCAAACGCCTCGAAAACGTGACCTTCGGCAATCGTGCGGTCGCGCAGCGTCAGGTCAATTTCCGCCTGCGTGATTGGGGAATCTCGCGTCAGCGCTACTGGGGCTGTCCGATTCCGATTATTCACTGCGAAACCTGCGGCGTCGTACCCGTTCCGGTCAAAGACCTGCCCGTGCAGTTGCCCGACGACATTGAATTCGATCGTCCCGGAAATCCGTTGGACCGGCACACCAAGTGGAAAACCGTTGCCTGTCCGCAGTGCGGCAACGCGCACGCGCGGCGCGAGACGGACACCATGGATACGTTTGTCGATTCGTCGTGGTATTTCGCGCGCTTTACCGACCCTTGGAACGAAAACACGCCGACCACCCGCGATGTGGTCGACCGCATGATGCCGGTCGATCAATACATCGGCGGTGTTGAACACGCGATCCTGCACCTGCTCTACAGCCGCTTCTTTACCCGCGCGATGAAAGCAACGGGACATATCGGCATGGATGAGCCGTTCGCCGGCATGTTCACACAGGGCATGGTCGTGCATGAGACCTACAAAAAGCAGGACGGCACGTTTGCCTCTCCCGCAGAGGTGAAGATCGAGGGCGACGGGAAGACGCGCCGCGGATCGCTGTTGACGACAGGCGAACCTATCGAGATCGGCTCGATCGAGAAGATGTCGAAGTCAAAGCGCAACACCGTCGATCCCGATGACATCATCGGTACCTATGGTGCTGACACAGCGCGCTGGTTCATGCTGTCGGATTCGCCTCCGGATCGCGATGTGATCTGGAGCGAAGAAGGCGTTCAGGGCGCCAGCCGATTCGTCCAACGTATCTGGCGTCTTGTGAACACAGCGGCTCCGCATTTGCCGCCATCAGGCACGCCGCTGACCGACCTCGACAGCGAGGCAGTGCTGACGGTGCGGCGCGCCGCCCACCGCACCCTCGCAGACGTGTCTAATGCCATCGAACGGCTGCGCTTCAATACAGCGATCGCCAAGCTCTACACATTTGTTGGGGTGCTGGCGGACGTCGTCGATGGACCGGCGAAAGCTTTGGAAACCAACGCCGCCGTGGCGGCCGCCAGCCGGGAAGCTTTCGACATCCTGTTGCGGCTGATTTCGCCGATGATGCCGCACCTGGCTGAGCAGTGCTGGGAGATCCTGGGGCATCAGGGCTTGGTTTCGGAGGCGCAATGGCCGGAGATTGAGGCCGATTTGCTCGTCGATGACACAATTACGCTCCCCGTGCAGGTTAATGGCAAGAAGCGCGCGGATGTCACGGTCGCTCGAAATGCCGCGAATCCGGAAATTGAGGCTGCCGTTTTGGCCCTTGATACGGTAAAATCGGCCTTGGACGGGAAATCCCCGCGCAAAGTGATCATCGTTCCGCAGAGGATCGTGAATGTCGTGGTTTGATAAGCGCATCGCTGCCCGGCTGGCAGTCGTGGCAGCCTTGGCTGCTGCGGTCGCGGGCTGTTTCCAGCCGATGTATGCGGAACGCGGGCCGAATGGCGAACCGGCGCTGCGCGAAAAGCTTCAGGGCGTCGAAGTTCCTCCGCTCAATATACCGAATGGAACGCGTGAAGCCCGTCTCGGTGTCGAGATACGCAACGCGCTGATGTTCAACATGTATGGCAGCGCTGTCGGAGGTCCCCCGACTCACCGCCTGCTGATCCGCATCACCACAAGTCGTTTGTCGGTCATCGTCGATCCCACCACCGCCCGGCCGGATCTAGAGAATTACGGAATCGACGCAACATACGAGCTGAAGGACAATGCGACCGACAAGACGGTGCTGACCGGCACAACCTTCTCGCGTGTTTCTTACGATATTCCGGGACAAGCCCAGCGATTCGCGCGATCGCGCGCACTGCGTGATGCGGAAGACCGCGCATCCAAGGTTATTGCCGACAACATCAGTCAGCGTCTGGCGTCGTTCTTCATCGCCGGCACGTAATCCAGCAACGATTCGGGATATTCGTGGTCGCGCTCCGCGGCAAGGAAATCGACGCCTATCTCGCCCGGCCTGATCCGGCGCGTCCGATTGTCTTGCTTTATGGCCCTGACACGGGTCTGGTCCATGAACGCGCCAACGCGTTGATGGCTTTGGCGGTCGACGATCCAAACGACCCCTTCGCCTTGGTGAAGCTTGACGGCGACGAACTGGCCGCTGAACCGTCGCGTCTCGTTGATGAAGCCATGACGGTGCCGCTGTTCGGAGGACGACGCGCCATCCGGGTCCGCACAGGCTCTCGCAGTTTTGCCAGCGGCGTCGAAACACTGACCGATATGCCGGTCAAGGACTGCCTTGTCGTCATCGAAGCTGGCGAGCTACGACCCGACGCACCGCTCCGTAAAGTCTGCGAGCGCGCAAAGTCGGCGGTTGCCATCGCGTGTTATGCAGACACCGAGCGTGATCTGGCACGCCTGATTGATGACGAACTGCGCGTTTCGAATCTAAAAATCGCCCCCGATGCACGAGCGGCCCTGACCTCGCTGCTTGGTGGCGACCGGCAAGCTTCGCGAAATGAAATTCGCAAGCTCACGCTCTATGCTCACGGCCAGCGCGAGATCACACTCGACGACGTTGTGGCGATTGTCACGGATGCATCAGGTCTCGCGCTCGATCCCATTGTCGATAATGCCTTTGCGGGACGTGCTGCTGATGTGGAAACGTCCTTCGCCAAAGCAATGGCCGCCGGAATTTATCCTGGCATGATTATCATGTCGGCGCAGCGACAGGCTGCACAACTGCACAAGGCTCGGCTTTCAATCGAAGAAGGCCGCGGCGAGCTTGACGCGCTGGAAAGCGGTTTCCCTCGCCTGCACTTTTCACGCAAGCCATTGGTCGAGACAGCCTTGCGAAACACAAGCACCGAGCGGCTGGTCAAGATCATTGCCCAACTTGCCGAAGCCGCCTTCGACATGCGCAAGCAACCATCATTGGCCGAAGTCATCGCCCAGCGCGCGCTGCTCGCCGTTGCCGTCAACGCGCGGCGCCGCGGCTAAAATGACTTAGTGCCCCGCCTCAAGGCGGCGAAGAACTTCGTCGAGCTGGTCAAGATCTTGATACTTGATCGTCACGATTCCGCCGGGTTCGCGATGATCGACACTCACCTTCAAACCAAGAACGTCGCTGACGCGCTTTTCAAGAGCAAGTGTATCTGCGTCCTTCACGCTTGAAGCACCGCTGCTGCGGGCCTTTTGCGGCTTGCGTTCGGGCACACCTTCATCATGCGCCAGCGCCTCCGTCTGACGCACAGTCAGACCTTCCTCAACGATTCGCCTTGCTGCGGCTGACGCATCCGGAACATTGATCAGCGCACGCGCGTGACCAGCCGAGATTTTTCCATCGGCAATGTAGGCCTGCACATCCGCTGGAAGCTTAGTCAGGCGCATCATGTTCGCGACATGACTGCGGCTCTTGCCAACGATCTTGGCGATATCGTCCTGGCTGCGTTTGAATTCGGCCGCGAGCGCGTGATAGCCCTGCGCTTCTTCCATCGCGTTGAGGTCGGCTCGTTGCACGTTTTCGATGATCGCGATCTCGAGCGCGTCGCTGTCATTGACATCGACAGTCACGATCGGCACGTCGTGCAAGCCGGCACGCTGTGACGCGCGCCAGCGGCGTTCGCCGGCGATGATTTCGAAACGATCCTGCGCACCACGCACTGGACGCACGACGATCGGCTGAATCACACCATGCTGCTTGATCGATGCCGACAGCTCGCTGAGTTCTTCGTCGGAAAACGTTCGGCGCGGATTTCGCGGATTGGCTTTCAGGAATTCAATCGGCACACGACGTGGCGTGCGAGCCGGACGCTCCACATGAGCCGCCTCGCCGCCAACATCACCAATCAGACTTGCAAGACCGCGACCCAGTCGCGAACGCGCCTCGTCGGCCATCGACTGCTCCCTTGCACTCAACTCACGCACTCCCGCTTCACTAAATTTTATTGTGGCGGCGATTCGCACCGCCGTCTGCTTTTTGAGATCGCTCAGTGCGTACGCAATTCCCGCTCGCGCTGAATCACTTCAGTCGCAAGTTTGAGATAAGCTTCACTTCCAACGCACTTCAGATCGTACACAAGCACCGGCTTGCCGTAGGACGGCGCTTCCGAAATGCGAACGTTGCGCGGGATCATCGTGTCGTAAACCTTGCTGCCCATGAACTGACGCACATCGGCGACGACCTGGTTTGAGAGGTTGTTGCGCGAGTCGAACATCGTCAGAACGATGCCGTGAATTGTCAGTCCTGGGTTCAGAGTCGAACGCACCTGCTCGACCGTCTGCAGCAACTGCGACAAACCTTCGAGTGCGAAGAACTCACACTGCAGCGGCACCAGGATCGCGTGTGACGCCGCCATAGCGTTGACGGTGATCAGATTGAGCGACGGCGGGCAATCGACCAGCACGTAAGTGTAA from Nitrobacteraceae bacterium AZCC 1564 includes these protein-coding regions:
- a CDS encoding leucyl-tRNA synthetase (product_source=KO:K01869; cath_funfam=1.10.730.10,3.40.50.620,3.90.740.10; cog=COG0495; ko=KO:K01869; pfam=PF00133,PF08264,PF13603; superfamily=47323,52374; tigrfam=TIGR00396) — its product is MSTERYNARETEPRWQRLWEERGIFSTRNDNPKPKYYVLEMFPYPSGRIHMGHVRNYTMGDVVARYMRAKGHNVLHPMGWDAFGMPAENAAMQNKTHPAKWTYENIATMKKQLKSMGLSLDWSREIATCDPSYYKHQQRMFLDFLKAGLVERKQSKVNWDPVDQTVLANEQVIDGRGWRSGALVEQRELTQWFFKISKYSDELLAALDTLDRWPDKVRLMQRNWIGRSEGLLIRFVLDTKTTPAGEGEIEVFTTRPDTLFGAKFVALSPDHPLAAEAAKKNPALASFIEECRHTGTAQAEIETAEKKGFDTGIKAIHPLDPSWQLPVYVANFVLMDYGTGAIFGCPAHDQRDLDFVNKYGLGNTPVVCPEGQDPASFVITDTAYDGDGRMINSRFLDGMTIAEAKEEVAKRLENVTFGNRAVAQRQVNFRLRDWGISRQRYWGCPIPIIHCETCGVVPVPVKDLPVQLPDDIEFDRPGNPLDRHTKWKTVACPQCGNAHARRETDTMDTFVDSSWYFARFTDPWNENTPTTRDVVDRMMPVDQYIGGVEHAILHLLYSRFFTRAMKATGHIGMDEPFAGMFTQGMVVHETYKKQDGTFASPAEVKIEGDGKTRRGSLLTTGEPIEIGSIEKMSKSKRNTVDPDDIIGTYGADTARWFMLSDSPPDRDVIWSEEGVQGASRFVQRIWRLVNTAAPHLPPSGTPLTDLDSEAVLTVRRAAHRTLADVSNAIERLRFNTAIAKLYTFVGVLADVVDGPAKALETNAAVAAASREAFDILLRLISPMMPHLAEQCWEILGHQGLVSEAQWPEIEADLLVDDTITLPVQVNGKKRADVTVARNAANPEIEAAVLALDTVKSALDGKSPRKVIIVPQRIVNVVV
- a CDS encoding LPS-assembly lipoprotein (product_source=KO:K03643; cleavage_site_network=SignalP-noTM; cog=COG5468; ko=KO:K03643; pfam=PF04390; transmembrane_helix_parts=Inside_1_11,TMhelix_12_31,Outside_32_184) produces the protein MSWFDKRIAARLAVVAALAAAVAGCFQPMYAERGPNGEPALREKLQGVEVPPLNIPNGTREARLGVEIRNALMFNMYGSAVGGPPTHRLLIRITTSRLSVIVDPTTARPDLENYGIDATYELKDNATDKTVLTGTTFSRVSYDIPGQAQRFARSRALRDAEDRASKVIADNISQRLASFFIAGT
- a CDS encoding DNA polymerase-3 subunit delta (product_source=KO:K02340; cog=COG1466; ko=KO:K02340; pfam=PF06144; superfamily=48019,52540; tigrfam=TIGR01128), whose protein sequence is MVALRGKEIDAYLARPDPARPIVLLYGPDTGLVHERANALMALAVDDPNDPFALVKLDGDELAAEPSRLVDEAMTVPLFGGRRAIRVRTGSRSFASGVETLTDMPVKDCLVVIEAGELRPDAPLRKVCERAKSAVAIACYADTERDLARLIDDELRVSNLKIAPDARAALTSLLGGDRQASRNEIRKLTLYAHGQREITLDDVVAIVTDASGLALDPIVDNAFAGRAADVETSFAKAMAAGIYPGMIIMSAQRQAAQLHKARLSIEEGRGELDALESGFPRLHFSRKPLVETALRNTSTERLVKIIAQLAEAAFDMRKQPSLAEVIAQRALLAVAVNARRRG
- a CDS encoding ParB family chromosome partitioning protein (product_source=KO:K03497; cog=COG1475; ko=KO:K03497; pfam=PF02195,PF17762; smart=SM00470; superfamily=109709; tigrfam=TIGR00180), with amino-acid sequence MADEARSRLGRGLASLIGDVGGEAAHVERPARTPRRVPIEFLKANPRNPRRTFSDEELSELSASIKQHGVIQPIVVRPVRGAQDRFEIIAGERRWRASQRAGLHDVPIVTVDVNDSDALEIAIIENVQRADLNAMEEAQGYHALAAEFKRSQDDIAKIVGKSRSHVANMMRLTKLPADVQAYIADGKISAGHARALINVPDASAAARRIVEEGLTVRQTEALAHDEGVPERKPQKARSSGASSVKDADTLALEKRVSDVLGLKVSVDHREPGGIVTIKYQDLDQLDEVLRRLEAGH
- a CDS encoding chromosome partitioning protein (product_source=KO:K03496; cath_funfam=3.40.50.300; cog=COG1192; ko=KO:K03496; pfam=PF13614; smart=SM00382; superfamily=52540), whose translation is MIDMNEVFQGDAPEGTPGRPRILALANQKGGVGKTTTAINLGTALAAIGERVLVVDLDPQGNASTGLGIDRRNRSCSTYDVLVGEAKLREAIIPTAVPRLHIAASTMDLSGLELELGTTRDRAFRLRDAIADLNVGIETESAYTYVLVDCPPSLNLITVNAMAASHAILVPLQCEFFALEGLSQLLQTVEQVRSTLNPGLTIHGIVLTMFDSRNNLSNQVVADVRQFMGSKVYDTMIPRNVRISEAPSYGKPVLVYDLKCVGSEAYLKLATEVIQRERELRTH